The following proteins are encoded in a genomic region of Thermococcus pacificus:
- a CDS encoding DUF434 domain-containing protein yields the protein MLEEAYRDLKYLLNRGYRKKYALDFVANHYRLTLEERHLLARCVFPDSWVEEVRRKLLKLEELAGRTLAIDGFNVLITLESIMEGKGIICEDGLVRDLKYQGRYKLNENTEELLEKIAGAVSGLEVRKAVFFYGRNVPKSGVVKALTEEALKRFGLQSEVHLVKNPDFELKGFETVATADVGVISKVPHVFDLAQYIAQRLGKRPQSFVELLGEA from the coding sequence ATGCTGGAGGAAGCCTACCGCGACCTCAAGTACCTCCTGAACAGGGGCTACAGGAAGAAGTATGCCCTTGATTTCGTGGCCAACCACTACCGCCTGACCCTTGAGGAAAGGCACCTTCTCGCGAGGTGCGTCTTTCCGGATTCTTGGGTTGAGGAGGTCAGGAGAAAGCTTCTAAAACTGGAAGAGCTCGCTGGCAGAACCCTCGCCATAGACGGCTTCAACGTTCTGATAACCTTGGAGTCCATCATGGAGGGAAAGGGGATAATCTGCGAGGACGGCCTGGTTAGGGATTTAAAGTACCAGGGAAGGTATAAGCTCAACGAGAATACGGAGGAACTTCTGGAAAAAATCGCCGGGGCAGTGAGCGGGCTCGAAGTTAGAAAGGCCGTCTTCTTCTACGGGAGGAACGTCCCGAAGAGCGGCGTGGTGAAGGCTCTCACTGAGGAGGCTCTAAAAAGGTTCGGCCTCCAGAGCGAAGTTCACCTGGTGAAAAACCCGGACTTCGAGCTGAAGGGTTTTGAGACCGTAGCGACGGCCGACGTTGGGGTAATCTCGAAAGTCCCCCATGTTTTCGACCTGGCGCAATACATAGCCCAAAGGCTAGGAAAAAGGCCCCAATCGTTCGTTGAACTTCTAGGGGAAGCGTAA
- a CDS encoding metal-dependent phosphohydrolase — protein MYTEEELLKEIRELMGDDELFSMYERTFREYHYYFDTTNYIVLNVYGFNDHGPVHVLLTTRRALELLSIIKKFGIQTTAEKLGKPLRWSKFIVAFGALFHDIGNMIHRINHYGFSAFLAEPIIEKLVGEFEDGDPLLLKALTLNAIYTHDEAVPCTTIEGSLVTIADGCDMEEGRSRLVHKKDKVDIHAVSALAIERVKITEGDEEQPILIEIWMKHPAGIFQVDEILTKKVKSSLLSGKVRLRIHTGTDGEVVEKVI, from the coding sequence ATGTACACGGAGGAAGAACTCCTCAAGGAGATAAGGGAGCTGATGGGCGACGATGAACTTTTCAGCATGTACGAGAGAACCTTCAGAGAGTACCACTACTACTTCGACACCACCAACTACATAGTCCTCAACGTCTACGGCTTCAACGACCACGGCCCCGTGCACGTCCTTCTGACGACGAGAAGGGCTTTGGAGCTCCTCAGTATCATCAAAAAGTTCGGCATCCAGACGACGGCAGAAAAGCTCGGAAAGCCCCTCCGCTGGAGCAAGTTCATAGTGGCCTTTGGAGCCCTCTTTCACGACATCGGCAACATGATACACAGGATAAACCACTACGGGTTCAGCGCGTTCCTCGCGGAGCCCATAATAGAGAAGCTCGTGGGCGAGTTCGAGGACGGAGACCCCCTCCTTCTCAAAGCCCTCACCCTCAACGCCATCTACACCCACGACGAGGCAGTCCCGTGCACCACCATCGAGGGCTCGCTCGTGACCATAGCGGACGGCTGCGACATGGAGGAGGGGCGGAGCAGGCTCGTCCACAAGAAGGACAAGGTGGACATCCACGCGGTTTCGGCACTGGCCATCGAGAGAGTGAAAATAACGGAAGGGGACGAGGAACAGCCGATACTCATCGAGATATGGATGAAGCATCCCGCAGGAATCTTTCAGGTTGACGAGATACTGACGAAGAAGGTCAAGAGCTCCCTCCTCAGCGGAAAGGTCAGGCTCAGGATACACACGGGCACAGATGGAGAGGTGGTGGAGAAGGTTATTTAA